A region from the Candidatus Methylomirabilota bacterium genome encodes:
- a CDS encoding proteasome ATPase, whose translation MNLGGTRDADAKETTRRKATATVDGALHDLYRELTETQSQKQKLAQALSEAREQIVALKEEVDKLCAPPATYGVYLSANLDGTVTILSQGRKVKVNAHRDIEIKTLKPGQEIILNEGLNIVEAAGYEIQGEVVVLKEQLDPERAIVTLRADEDRVGIIADPLRTLSLRTGDHLLMDAKSGYLLEKLPKSEVEDLALEEVPDIGYDDIGGLVTQIEAIKDA comes from the coding sequence ATGAATCTCGGCGGAACGCGCGACGCGGATGCCAAGGAGACGACCCGACGCAAGGCGACGGCCACGGTCGACGGGGCGTTGCACGATCTCTACCGAGAGCTGACAGAGACCCAGAGCCAGAAGCAGAAGCTCGCTCAGGCGCTCTCCGAGGCGCGCGAGCAGATCGTCGCGCTCAAGGAGGAGGTCGACAAGCTCTGCGCCCCGCCGGCGACCTACGGGGTCTACCTCTCGGCCAACCTGGACGGAACCGTCACGATCCTGTCGCAGGGCCGGAAGGTGAAGGTCAACGCGCACCGGGACATCGAGATCAAGACGCTCAAGCCGGGCCAGGAGATCATCCTCAACGAAGGCCTCAATATCGTCGAGGCCGCCGGCTACGAGATCCAGGGCGAGGTCGTCGTGCTCAAGGAGCAGCTCGATCCCGAGCGGGCGATCGTGACTCTGCGCGCCGACGAGGACAGGGTGGGCATCATCGCCGATCCCCTGCGGACCCTGTCCCTGAGGACGGGCGATCACCTGCTCATGGACGCCAAGTCCGGCTACCTGCTCGAGAAGCTGCCCAAGAGCGAGGTCGAGGATCTGGCCCTGGAGGAGGTGCCCGACATCGGCTACGACGACATCGGGGGCCTGGTCACCCAGATCGAGGCCATCAAGGACGCC
- a CDS encoding alcohol dehydrogenase catalytic domain-containing protein, producing MKAMVLEEFGKPLVWQEVPEPKIGPRQALVRSQANGLCATDLKIVDGLVKSAKTPLRLGHESAGVVVDVGSEVAGVKPGDRVVMVCKQTCGRCRMCRAGHEAMCLSSPGRLGFEMDGGFGELVAVPERNLVKVGPQVSMEAASLIGGTLGSPLHAIRMARVDLGETAVVFGLGGLGIHALQILRHLGANVIGVDVKEDKLAKARELGALHTIDARHADPVKRVLDLTDGVGADVALEIVGGEAVPPVIQQCLDLLRPGGRLVILGYHYGQSVPIDPARLVYRWVHIVASHNHSVRDVVDAASLVNDGRVRAVIAGTAPIREANEAFRQLRAGDPIGRIVLQW from the coding sequence ATGAAGGCGATGGTGCTCGAAGAGTTCGGCAAGCCGCTGGTCTGGCAGGAGGTGCCCGAGCCGAAGATCGGCCCGCGGCAAGCGCTGGTGCGGTCCCAGGCCAACGGCCTGTGCGCGACCGATCTCAAGATCGTCGACGGCCTCGTGAAGTCGGCGAAGACGCCGCTCCGGCTCGGCCACGAGAGCGCAGGTGTGGTCGTCGACGTGGGCAGCGAGGTGGCCGGCGTCAAGCCGGGCGACCGGGTGGTGATGGTCTGCAAGCAAACCTGCGGTCGCTGCCGCATGTGCCGGGCCGGGCACGAGGCGATGTGTTTGAGCTCGCCGGGCCGGTTGGGATTCGAGATGGACGGCGGCTTCGGAGAGCTCGTCGCCGTCCCCGAGCGCAATCTCGTCAAGGTCGGTCCCCAGGTGTCGATGGAAGCAGCCTCGCTGATCGGAGGCACGCTGGGCTCGCCCCTGCACGCGATCCGCATGGCCCGGGTCGACCTGGGCGAGACCGCGGTGGTGTTCGGTCTGGGCGGCCTGGGCATCCACGCGCTGCAGATCCTGCGGCATTTGGGGGCCAACGTCATCGGGGTCGACGTCAAGGAAGACAAGCTCGCCAAGGCCCGTGAGCTGGGCGCGCTGCACACCATCGACGCCCGGCACGCCGACCCGGTGAAGAGGGTCCTCGACCTCACCGACGGCGTGGGCGCCGACGTCGCCCTGGAGATCGTAGGCGGCGAGGCGGTCCCCCCGGTCATCCAGCAGTGCCTGGATCTTCTGCGGCCCGGGGGACGCCTGGTGATCCTCGGCTACCACTACGGCCAGAGCGTGCCGATCGACCCGGCCCGGCTGGTCTATCGATGGGTCCATATCGTCGCCTCGCACAACCACTCCGTGCGCGACGTGGTCGATGCCGCCAGCCTGGTGAACGACGGCCGCGTCAGGGCGGTCATCGCCGGCACCGCGCCCATCCGGGAGGCCAACGAGGCCTTCCGGCAGCTCCGCGCCGGAGACCCGATCGGACGGATCGTGCTGCAGTGGTGA